The genomic window CAGCGGTGGAAACGATCGTCTGTCCAGCAAAGGTTGTTGTCTGTACTAAACGATTGTGCTCTTGACGAATGGTCAACTGCGTCAAGGTTGTCTCAGGAGTTCGCCAATCAGGATAGAGGGTAGTAGCCTCACCCCGCCACTCGCCTACAAGAGGTGTTAGAGATGGTGGAGTAACGTTCATAGATGGCATTACACCCAGTTGCTCTCGCATAGATGGCATTACACCCAGTTGCTCTCGGATGAGGGTGAACTGAGTTAGGCGACGATCGCGGAATAGTTGCACAAGCCGTAATCGTCGATCGCCCCAAATTAACCCCAACTCTGCCCCAAACTCACCAAAAGGGCCTAACTGTAGAGACCCCTGGGAAAATGCCCCAGACTCAAAGAGTAATATGCCTCTGCCTAGGGAACTGTAGGTCAATACTTGCTCAGTGGGAGGCTCTCCAG from Cyanobacteriota bacterium includes these protein-coding regions:
- a CDS encoding DUF3598 family protein, which encodes MQSQWMCLLKNVGNWHGSFTQLAPDGTLISDIPTVTSLISLNDDTTIQQVIRRMPAGEPPTEQVLTYSSLGRGILLFESGAFSQGSLQLGPFGEFGAELGLIWGDRRLRLVQLFRDRRLTQFTLIREQLGVMPSMREQLGVMPSMNVTPPSLTPLVGEWRGEATTLYPDWRTPETTLTQLTIRQEHNRLVQTTTFAGQTIVSTADITGSRLQFKEGAQPVQVLLLPDGASATCPTEIRPQTPFFLEVGWLAEPDTRLRMSRWYDASGAWVSLTLVVERRVNH